One part of the Magallana gigas chromosome 5, xbMagGiga1.1, whole genome shotgun sequence genome encodes these proteins:
- the LOC105325151 gene encoding uncharacterized protein, with product MSTISKKEKEALEIKESFDFIDEDKDGLIQVEDIVRGIHILGLKPTSKEVDKIIADLNALEKQSMDFGTYEQFMKKKLKEVNYEHNLFKKSFKKFDKDGDGFVTFEELKSGLKGMGTRMSDGEVQRYFEEADIDKDGKIDYDEFVKWFSNM from the exons ATGTCAACAATTTCAAAGAAGGAAAAAGAAGCATTAG AAATAAAAGAGTCCTTTGATTTCATTGACGAGGACAAGGATGGTTTGATACAAGTGGAGGACATTGTTCGTGGGATACATATCCTGGGTTTAAAGCCCACTAGCAAGGAGGTCGATAAGATAATTGCGGACCTAAATGCCTTag AAAAGCAATCTATGGACTTTGGCACTTATGAGCAGTTCATGAAAAAGAAACTTAAAGAGGTGAACTATGAACATAATCTGTTTAAGAAGTCATTCAAGAAATTTGATAAGGACGGCGATGGCTTCGTCACTTTTGAGGAGCTGAAGAGTGGCCTCAAAGGTATGGGAACCCGTATGTCTGATGGAGAGGTTCAACGTTATTTTGAAGAAGCTGATATCGATAAAGATGGCAAGATAGACTATGACG aatTTGTGAAATGGTTTTCAAATATGTAG
- the LOC105325152 gene encoding calmodulin, which yields MTDLSPEEKEALEIRRSFDYLDVNKDGRISVQEVVRGTQIHGLNPTSMEADEMIAEMDISGNGYVEFEEYEKFMKKELKKMDYEQKLLLDAFKKFDKDDNGYVSFEELKKALCGKGDRMSDEDVKYFFEEADANKDGKIDYKEFVIWFTTM from the exons ATGACAGACCTCTCCCCAGAGGAAAAAGAAGCATTAG AGATCAGACGGTCCTTTGACTATCTTGATGTAAATAAAGATGGGAGAATATCAGTTCAAGAGGTTGTACGAGGGACACAAATCCATGGCTTAAATCCCACAAGCATGGAAGCCGACGAAATGATTGCAGAGATGGACATTAGCG GGAATGGCTACGTGGAGTTTGAAGAGTACgaaaagtttatgaaaaaagaaCTCAAGAAAATGGACTATGAGCAAAAACTGCTGTTAGATGCTTTTAAGAAATTTGACAAAGATGACAATGGCTACGTATCGTTTGAGGAGCTAAAGAAAGCCCTCTGCGGCAAGGGGGATCGTATGTCTGACGAGGACGTCAAGTATTTCTTTGAGGAAGCTGATGCCAACAAAGACGGCAAAATAGATTATAAAG AGTTTGTGATATGGTTCACAACAATGTAG